CTGACCCGTACCACGCGCACGCGTGACTCACTCCTGCCCATGCCCCCATGATCCACGCCCCGGCGCCGTGCGCGCCACCGCCGTCGCGGACCGCGTGCCGCGCACCCGGGCACTAGGGTGGGGGCATGTCCAGCGAACCGTCGTCCGCCCGCACGCTGCGCCAGCGCACGCTGCCGCAGGTCGGGGAGTCGGGCCAGGAGCTGCTCGCCGCGGCCACGGTCGCCGTGGTCGGGGCCGGCGGGCTGGGCTCGCCCGTCATCCAGTACCTGGCCGCCGCCGGGATCGGCACCCTGCACGTGATCGACGACGACCACGTGGAGCTGAGCAACCTCAACCGCCAGACCCTCCACGGGGTGGACACCCTGGGCCGGCCCAAGACGGAGGGCGCCGTGGCCGCCGCGGCCCGGCTGTCCCCCGAGACCACCGTCGTCCCGCACCGCCTGCGCCTCACCGACGCCAACGCCGCGGAGCTGCTGGGTGCCGCCGACGTCATCGTCGACGGCTCGGACTCCTTCGCCACCCGGTTCACGGTGCACCGGGCGGCCACGGCCCTCGGCCTCCCCGTGGTCTTCGGCGCCCTGTTCCAGTGGAACGCGCAGGTCACGGTCTTCTGGTCCGCCCCGCCCGCCGCCTCCGGCCTGGCCCCCGTCGTGCTGACGGACGTCTTCCCGGACACCGCCGCCACCCACGCCTCCCCCGGCTGCGCCGAGGCGGGGGTGCTCGGCGCCGTCGTCGGGATCGCCGGATCCTTCCTGGCACTCGAGACGGTCAAGCTCGTCCTGGGCACCGGCCGGCCCCTCCTGGGCCGCGTGCTGCTCGTGGACGGGCTCGCCGGGACCACCACCGAGGTCCCGCTGGCTCCGTCCCCCGCCTCCGCGCCGCCGGCCCGCGCGGCGGGCCTCCCGACGGCGGTCCCGGCCGGCCCCCGCACCGCCGCTCCCCGGCCGGTGGCCCGGGGCGAGGTGGGCCCGGACGCGGTGTGGCTGGACGTGCGGCGACCCGAGGAGAGCCGGGAGCGGCCCGGCCCGGCCGGGACCGTGCGGCTGCCCCTGGACCGCCTGCTGCGCCTGGAGGACGGGCCGGGCGGCGGCCTGCCCTCGGGCCACCCGCTCGCCGGGGTGGACCCGGCGCGCCCGCTGCTGCCGTTCTGCGCCGCCGGCCCCCGCAGCGCCGCCGCGGCCCGGCACCTGGAGCGCCTGGGCTGGACCGTGGCCGGCTACCTCGACGGCGGCCTGCCGGGGCCGGGCACGGGGGACGGCCGTGCCTGAGTTCCGCTACCTCCCGGTCGACGCCCACCGCGACCGCGTCCTCGCCACCGTGCCCGTGCTGCCGGCGGAGACCCTGCCCCTGGACCGCGCGCCGGGCCGCACGCTGGCCGCCCCCGCCGTCGCGGCCCTGGACCTGCCGCCGTGGGACAACTCGGCCATGGACGGCTACGCCGTGCGGTCGCGGGACACCGTCGATGCCGCGGCCGGCGTCCCGGTCCGGCTCGAGGTGGTGGCCGAGCTGCCCGCCGGCACCGCCGAGGACCCCGCGCTCGGGCCGGGCCGGGCGGCCCGGATCATGACCGGCGCGCCGATGCCGACGGCGGCGGACGCCGTCGTGCCCCTCGAGGACACCGTGGGCTGGGACCCCGCCGCGCCCACCGCCGGCACGGCCGCCCCCGCGCACGTGGACCTGGACCGGCCCGCGACCGCCGGGCGGCACGTGCGCCGCCGCGGCGAGGACGTGCGGGCCGGGGACCGGGTCGCCGCGGCGGGCGAGGCGCTCACCGCGCACCGGCTCTCCGCCGTGGCCGCCGCCGGCGTCGCCGAGGTGGCGGTGCACCGGGCGCCGCGCGTGGTCGTGGTCAGCACGGGCAGCGAGCTCGTCGCGCCCGGCCGGCCGGTGCGCCGTGGCCAGATCCCGGACTCGAACAGCCACCTGCTCGCCGCCCTCGTGCGCGGCGCCGGCGGCGAGGTCGTCCACCGGGGACAGGTCTCCGACGACCCGGCCGGCTTGCGCCGCCTGCTGGCCGCCACGGCCGCGGAGTCGGACGCCGTGGTCGTCACCGGCGGGGCCAGCGTGGGCGCGCACGACGTGGCGCGCCTGGTGCTCGCCCCGGACGCCGCGGGCGGCGTCCCGCTCACGGACGCCGCCGCCTCCCCCGCCCCCGGCCCGGACGGGTCCCGGGCGGCGGCCGGCGTCGCCGTGCGCTTCGACCGCGTGGCCGTGCAGCCGGGCAAGCCACAGGGCTTCGGGCTGCTGCCGGACGGCCGGCCCGTGTGGTCGCTGCCCGGGAACCCGGTCAGCGCGTGGGTGGGCTTCGTGCTGTTCGTCGAGCCCGGGCTGCTGGCGATGCAGGGCCGGGCGCGTCCGGTGACGCCGTGGCAGCCCGTCACCGCCGAGGACGGCTGGCGCTCCCCGCCGCGCCGCGAGCAGTACGTCCCGGTCCGGGTGGTGTCCGACCCGGGCGAGCCGCTGCGCGTGGCCCAGGCCACCGAGCGCGGCTCCGGTTCCCACCTGGCCGGGCGCATGGCCCGGGCCACCGGCCTGGCGCGCGTCCCGGCCGCGACCACCGAGGTGTCCCCCGGGGACACCGTCCTCTACCGCTCCCTGGAGGCCTGATGGAGTCCACCGACCGCACCGCCCGCACCGGTCCCGCCCCCGTGGTCCCGGAACCCGGGCCCGTCGCCATCCCCGGCCCCGAGCCGGTCGCCCAGCCCCTCCCGTCCGCTGCCGCCGGCAGCGGTGCGGACGGCTTCACCCACCTGTCCGGCGACGGCTCGGCCCGCATGGTGGACGTCACGGCCAAGTCCCCCACCGTGCGCAGCGCGACCGCGGAGGCCACCGTGCTCGTGGCCCCGGCGGTCCTGGCCGCCCTCACGGGCGGCACCGTGCCCAAGGGCGACGTGTGGGCCGTGGCCCGCATCGCCGGGATCCAGGCGGCCAAGCGCTGCGCCGAGCTGCTGCCGCTGGCCCACGTGATCGGCGTGCACGGGGCCACCGTGGACTTCGAGGTCGGCGAGGACCGGATCCGCGTGGTGGCCACCGCCCGCACGGCCGACCGCACGGGCGTGGAGATGGAGGCCATGACCGCGGCCTCGGTGGCCGGGCTGGCCATGGTGGACATGGTCAAGGGCCTGGACCGTTCCGTGGAGCTCACCGGGATCCGGCTGCTGGAGAAGACCGGCGGGCGCTCCGGCACGTGGCGCCGCGAGGGGCACGCCTGACGTGCCGGACCCCCAGCTGACCGCCGTGATCCTCGCCGGCGGCGCGTCCCGGCGGATGGGGCGGGACAAGGCGTCCCTCGAGCTCGACGGCGTGAG
This genomic window from Citricoccus sp. SGAir0253 contains:
- a CDS encoding HesA/MoeB/ThiF family protein, with amino-acid sequence MSSEPSSARTLRQRTLPQVGESGQELLAAATVAVVGAGGLGSPVIQYLAAAGIGTLHVIDDDHVELSNLNRQTLHGVDTLGRPKTEGAVAAAARLSPETTVVPHRLRLTDANAAELLGAADVIVDGSDSFATRFTVHRAATALGLPVVFGALFQWNAQVTVFWSAPPAASGLAPVVLTDVFPDTAATHASPGCAEAGVLGAVVGIAGSFLALETVKLVLGTGRPLLGRVLLVDGLAGTTTEVPLAPSPASAPPARAAGLPTAVPAGPRTAAPRPVARGEVGPDAVWLDVRRPEESRERPGPAGTVRLPLDRLLRLEDGPGGGLPSGHPLAGVDPARPLLPFCAAGPRSAAAARHLERLGWTVAGYLDGGLPGPGTGDGRA
- the glp gene encoding gephyrin-like molybdotransferase Glp, coding for MPEFRYLPVDAHRDRVLATVPVLPAETLPLDRAPGRTLAAPAVAALDLPPWDNSAMDGYAVRSRDTVDAAAGVPVRLEVVAELPAGTAEDPALGPGRAARIMTGAPMPTAADAVVPLEDTVGWDPAAPTAGTAAPAHVDLDRPATAGRHVRRRGEDVRAGDRVAAAGEALTAHRLSAVAAAGVAEVAVHRAPRVVVVSTGSELVAPGRPVRRGQIPDSNSHLLAALVRGAGGEVVHRGQVSDDPAGLRRLLAATAAESDAVVVTGGASVGAHDVARLVLAPDAAGGVPLTDAAASPAPGPDGSRAAAGVAVRFDRVAVQPGKPQGFGLLPDGRPVWSLPGNPVSAWVGFVLFVEPGLLAMQGRARPVTPWQPVTAEDGWRSPPRREQYVPVRVVSDPGEPLRVAQATERGSGSHLAGRMARATGLARVPAATTEVSPGDTVLYRSLEA
- the moaC gene encoding cyclic pyranopterin monophosphate synthase MoaC translates to MPGPEPVAQPLPSAAAGSGADGFTHLSGDGSARMVDVTAKSPTVRSATAEATVLVAPAVLAALTGGTVPKGDVWAVARIAGIQAAKRCAELLPLAHVIGVHGATVDFEVGEDRIRVVATARTADRTGVEMEAMTAASVAGLAMVDMVKGLDRSVELTGIRLLEKTGGRSGTWRREGHA